One part of the Paenibacillus silvisoli genome encodes these proteins:
- a CDS encoding FxsA family protein encodes MLKWLVAAIIIVPAIEMWGIIQMGHLIGGWLTFGFILLTGFVGAQLARREGRKAIIDVQTQIQNGRPPGHAMLNGVCVLIGGLLLLMPGFFTDIVGATLLLPITRPLYRMVMLRWLEQKLRNGSLTIRRR; translated from the coding sequence ATGTTAAAATGGCTTGTTGCCGCAATTATCATCGTGCCTGCCATAGAAATGTGGGGCATTATTCAGATGGGCCATCTCATCGGGGGATGGCTGACCTTCGGCTTTATTTTATTGACCGGTTTTGTCGGCGCCCAGCTTGCCCGGCGCGAAGGGCGCAAAGCGATCATCGACGTGCAGACGCAAATCCAGAACGGCAGGCCTCCGGGCCACGCCATGCTGAACGGCGTTTGCGTGCTCATCGGCGGCTTGCTGCTGCTCATGCCCGGCTTCTTCACCGACATCGTAGGCGCCACGCTGCTGCTGCCGATCACCCGGCCATTGTACCGGATGGTCATGCTGCGCTGGCTGGAACAGAAGCTTCGCAACGGCTCGTTAACCATCCGCAGACGATAA
- the ytvI gene encoding sporulation integral membrane protein YtvI gives MDRNIWKRVWRTVLIIGGLIGVVLALIYVTPLVYPFLLGWLLAYAINPIVNLLQRRLKVPRWLGVSITLLLFVIAMTTIVSALVTRIVVEIIHLSKTLSTSIDWWRDQFESIVASPHVQNLIEKLNAFYQENPDYQETINSRITDTANLLAQKSTNIITYLLNSIVNIITWLPNFATIMIVVLLAAFFISKDWQKHVVRLTQWFPAGIRKSTSVVWADLQKALFGYLRAQFIMISITAIVVTIGLLILRVEYAVTIGMLIGLVDLLPYLGVGAAMVPWIAYTFIYGDMSLGIGLSILYGVILVARQMIEPKVLASSVGLEALPTLIAMFVGLKLFGVLGLIIGPVSLIILTAIHKANVFRDLYWFVVRGPK, from the coding sequence ATGGACCGTAACATATGGAAACGCGTCTGGCGCACCGTGCTGATCATCGGCGGTTTAATTGGCGTCGTGCTTGCCCTCATCTATGTAACTCCGCTCGTATATCCGTTTCTGCTTGGCTGGCTGCTAGCCTACGCGATTAACCCGATCGTCAATCTGCTTCAAAGGCGGCTGAAGGTGCCGCGCTGGCTCGGCGTCTCGATCACGCTGCTTCTGTTCGTCATCGCCATGACGACGATCGTATCCGCCTTAGTGACGCGGATCGTCGTCGAGATTATCCATCTCTCCAAGACGCTCAGCACCTCTATTGACTGGTGGCGCGATCAATTCGAGAGCATCGTCGCTTCGCCGCACGTGCAAAATCTGATCGAGAAGCTTAACGCATTCTATCAAGAGAATCCGGATTACCAGGAAACGATCAATTCCCGCATTACGGATACCGCCAATCTGTTGGCCCAGAAAAGCACCAATATTATTACCTACTTACTCAATAGTATCGTGAACATCATTACGTGGCTGCCGAACTTCGCAACGATCATGATCGTCGTCTTGCTCGCCGCCTTCTTCATCAGCAAGGACTGGCAAAAGCATGTCGTCCGCTTAACGCAATGGTTCCCGGCCGGCATTCGCAAATCGACGTCCGTCGTTTGGGCGGATTTGCAAAAAGCGTTATTCGGCTACCTGCGCGCGCAGTTCATTATGATTTCGATCACCGCGATCGTCGTCACGATCGGACTTCTCATCCTGCGCGTGGAATATGCCGTCACGATCGGCATGCTGATCGGCCTTGTCGACCTGCTGCCGTACTTGGGCGTCGGAGCGGCGATGGTGCCGTGGATCGCCTACACGTTTATTTACGGCGATATGTCGCTGGGCATCGGCTTGTCGATCCTATACGGCGTCATCCTCGTCGCAAGACAGATGATCGAACCGAAGGTGCTCGCCAGCAGCGTCGGCCTCGAGGCGCTGCCTACGCTGATCGCGATGTTCGTAGGCTTGAAATTGTTCGGCGTGCTCGGCCTCATTATCGGGCCTGTCTCGCTTATCATTTTGACGGCTATACATAAGGCGAATGTGTTCCGGGATTTATATTGGTTCGTCGTGCGGGGTCCGAAATAG
- the ppk1 gene encoding polyphosphate kinase 1: MNKPLSPYVNRDLSWIEFNRRVLEEAQDPDNPLLERAKFLAIVSSNLDEFMSVRVAGIQDQMKAGYTKRDFTGYSPAGLWKRLMKRTDQMVTEQYRTFREVLRGLTKEGIFFRSIEELNAHQLKAMDEYFYEIVFPVLTPMAVDQSRPFPLLRTKELYLSVILGRENMPEEEEPYFAIVQVPSILQRFVPVPGRVNSKKNEFILLEDLIERHINTLFNGYTTIAVDPFRLTRNADLTLNEEGAEDLLEEIEKELRRRRWGLPVRLEYGKGIHPYALQTLKEELELGENLFEIDGPLDLTFLMRFASSLPQYESLLFEKIEPVYPLEFDQTEDMFAVLRQEDVLLYHPYESFEAVSDFVLEAAQDPDVLAIKMTLYRVSGQSDLVQALAMAAESGKQVTVVVELKARFDEERNIAWARQLEKAGCHVVYGLVGLKTHAKITLVVRREQGMLRRYVHVGTGNYNDNTAKLYTDIGLFTSHPIIGADASALFNEVTGYSSPYEWKAFGVAPTDLMQKLFGLIDREKEHAAAGRPAHIIAKMNSLSNQEMIDKLYEASQAGVKIELIVRGVCCLRPGVPGLSSNIRVISIVDRFLEHSRIIYFHNGGDEEVYLSSADWMTRNLTRRIELMCPVFDARLRKILINVLRLNLDDNKKARELQPNGGYESVHNELPELRSQFQAVQIGKWKTYR; the protein is encoded by the coding sequence ATGAATAAACCATTGTCTCCCTATGTGAACCGCGATTTGAGCTGGATCGAGTTCAACCGAAGAGTGCTCGAAGAAGCGCAAGACCCGGACAATCCGCTGCTTGAACGCGCTAAATTTCTGGCTATCGTGTCCAGCAATTTGGACGAGTTTATGAGCGTGCGGGTAGCCGGCATCCAAGATCAAATGAAAGCCGGTTACACGAAACGGGATTTTACGGGCTATTCGCCTGCAGGCCTTTGGAAACGGCTTATGAAGCGAACGGATCAAATGGTGACCGAGCAGTACCGCACCTTTCGCGAAGTGCTGCGCGGCTTGACCAAGGAAGGCATCTTCTTCCGTTCGATCGAAGAATTGAATGCCCATCAGCTGAAAGCGATGGATGAATATTTTTACGAGATCGTCTTCCCGGTGTTGACGCCGATGGCCGTCGACCAGAGCCGCCCGTTCCCGCTGCTCCGCACGAAGGAATTGTACTTATCCGTTATTCTTGGACGCGAGAACATGCCGGAGGAAGAAGAGCCGTATTTCGCGATCGTCCAGGTGCCGTCGATTTTGCAGCGTTTCGTACCGGTGCCGGGCAGGGTAAACAGTAAGAAAAATGAGTTCATCCTGCTGGAGGATCTCATTGAAAGACATATCAATACCTTGTTTAACGGTTATACGACGATCGCCGTCGATCCGTTTCGCTTAACGCGAAATGCCGATTTGACGCTGAACGAAGAAGGCGCCGAAGATTTGCTGGAGGAGATCGAGAAGGAGCTCCGCCGCCGCAGATGGGGGCTTCCGGTTCGTTTGGAGTACGGGAAGGGTATACATCCTTATGCGCTTCAAACGTTGAAGGAAGAATTGGAGCTGGGAGAAAATCTGTTCGAAATCGACGGCCCGCTCGATCTCACCTTCCTGATGCGTTTCGCAAGCTCGCTGCCGCAGTATGAATCGCTTCTATTCGAAAAGATCGAGCCGGTGTATCCGCTGGAATTCGATCAGACGGAAGATATGTTCGCTGTCCTCCGCCAGGAGGATGTGCTGCTGTATCACCCGTATGAATCGTTCGAAGCGGTGAGCGATTTCGTCTTGGAAGCGGCTCAAGATCCCGATGTGCTCGCGATCAAAATGACGCTTTATCGGGTAAGCGGTCAGTCCGATCTGGTACAGGCACTGGCGATGGCGGCGGAGTCCGGCAAGCAAGTGACGGTCGTCGTCGAGCTGAAGGCGCGGTTTGACGAGGAGCGGAACATTGCGTGGGCGCGTCAATTGGAGAAGGCGGGCTGTCACGTTGTCTACGGTCTTGTCGGCTTGAAGACGCATGCGAAGATTACGCTGGTCGTCCGCAGAGAGCAGGGCATGCTGCGTCGTTACGTCCATGTAGGCACGGGGAACTACAATGATAATACGGCGAAGCTCTATACGGACATTGGCCTGTTCACGTCGCACCCGATTATCGGAGCGGACGCATCGGCGCTGTTTAATGAAGTAACCGGCTACTCGTCGCCATACGAATGGAAGGCATTCGGCGTGGCGCCGACCGATTTGATGCAGAAGCTGTTCGGGCTCATCGACCGGGAGAAAGAACACGCGGCGGCAGGCCGTCCGGCCCATATCATCGCAAAAATGAACAGCCTATCGAATCAAGAAATGATCGATAAGCTGTACGAGGCGTCGCAGGCGGGCGTGAAGATCGAGCTGATCGTGCGCGGCGTATGCTGTTTGAGGCCGGGCGTTCCGGGGCTGAGCAGCAATATTCGGGTCATCAGCATCGTCGACCGGTTTCTGGAGCACTCCCGCATTATATACTTCCACAACGGGGGAGACGAAGAGGTTTACTTGTCCAGCGCCGACTGGATGACCCGTAATTTGACGCGCCGGATCGAATTGATGTGTCCCGTATTCGACGCGAGACTGCGGAAAATTCTCATTAACGTGCTTCGGCTGAACCTCGACGACAACAAGAAGGCGCGCGAGCTTCAGCCGAATGGCGGCTATGAGTCCGTGCATAACGAGCTTCCGGAGCTAAGGAGCCAATTCCAAGCCGTTCAGATCGGCAAGTGGAAAACTTACCGGTAG
- a CDS encoding Ppx/GppA phosphatase family protein, whose translation MTEQRIGIIDIGSNSIRLVIYERTSGGAQRVIDGSKRAARLSERLNDDGALPSETIDELVDMINHFRLICAHHRTGHIRAVATAAIRNASNRSEVLHRIEAKTGLPIELLSGEEEAGYGFLGMINSMAVRDGFLIDIGGGSTEVSLFKDRTLVHSVSFPFGCVSMTKRFAKGGMLGDQQLRELEQYVADAVEGEAAWLKRTPGLPLIGVGGTARALGKVHQAHSRYPFESTNNYPITGPSADELFELLRKEPLDKRSKFPGLSKDRVDIIVPGVAILRAIFRLIGSSHYIVCGAGLRDGLFFATRFPERPRLDDVLTYSVNNLAALHPEAPMQHTSHVNRIVLSLMDVLQGQLPIPEQARQLIDVASILHRIGASIDYYDYRKHTFYLMTNSHINGLSHVELLMCAAIASYKGKNRVKQIAAAYKPMLGEAEIAVICKLGTLLQLAIALDRSETQAIGKLGIEISGGKLHLRAIRAEGMLAVERKEADALAADFKKQWGLTPILHTPDYR comes from the coding sequence ATGACAGAGCAGCGCATCGGCATCATCGACATCGGCTCCAACTCCATCCGGCTTGTCATCTATGAACGGACATCGGGCGGCGCCCAGCGCGTCATTGATGGAAGCAAGCGCGCCGCCCGCCTTAGCGAACGGCTGAATGACGACGGCGCTCTGCCGTCGGAAACGATCGACGAGCTTGTCGACATGATCAATCATTTCAGATTAATATGTGCGCATCACCGCACCGGACATATACGCGCCGTCGCCACGGCGGCGATCCGCAATGCCTCCAATCGCAGCGAAGTGCTGCATCGAATCGAAGCGAAGACGGGCTTGCCGATCGAGCTGCTGTCCGGCGAGGAAGAAGCCGGCTACGGCTTCCTCGGCATGATTAATTCCATGGCGGTGCGGGACGGATTCCTCATCGACATCGGCGGCGGAAGCACCGAAGTGTCGCTGTTTAAGGACCGGACGCTCGTTCATTCCGTGTCCTTCCCGTTCGGCTGCGTCAGCATGACCAAGCGTTTCGCCAAAGGCGGCATGCTGGGCGATCAGCAGCTTCGCGAGCTGGAGCAGTATGTAGCGGATGCCGTTGAAGGCGAAGCCGCATGGCTCAAACGGACACCCGGCTTGCCGCTAATCGGCGTGGGGGGAACGGCGCGGGCGCTAGGCAAAGTGCATCAGGCGCACAGCAGATACCCCTTCGAAAGCACGAACAATTACCCGATTACGGGACCTTCAGCCGATGAGTTATTCGAGCTGCTGCGCAAGGAGCCGCTCGACAAACGAAGCAAATTCCCCGGCTTGTCCAAAGACAGGGTCGATATTATCGTACCCGGCGTCGCCATATTGCGAGCGATCTTCCGGCTTATCGGCTCATCGCATTACATCGTCTGCGGCGCCGGACTGCGCGACGGCTTGTTCTTTGCGACGCGCTTCCCGGAACGGCCACGCCTGGACGATGTGCTTACATACAGCGTCAACAATTTGGCCGCCCTGCACCCGGAAGCGCCGATGCAGCATACATCCCATGTCAACCGGATCGTGCTAAGCCTTATGGATGTGCTGCAAGGACAGCTTCCAATTCCGGAGCAAGCCCGTCAGCTGATCGACGTCGCCTCCATCCTGCACCGAATCGGAGCGAGTATCGATTATTACGACTATCGCAAGCATACCTTTTATCTCATGACGAATTCGCATATCAACGGCTTGTCTCACGTAGAGCTGCTGATGTGCGCCGCTATCGCCTCGTATAAAGGAAAAAATCGCGTCAAGCAAATTGCGGCTGCGTACAAGCCGATGCTGGGCGAAGCCGAGATCGCGGTCATCTGCAAGCTCGGCACGCTGCTGCAGCTGGCCATTGCGCTCGATCGCAGCGAAACCCAAGCCATCGGCAAGCTCGGCATTGAAATATCGGGCGGCAAGCTCCATCTTCGCGCCATTCGCGCCGAAGGCATGTTAGCCGTCGAGCGCAAGGAAGCGGATGCGCTTGCCGCCGATTTTAAGAAGCAATGGGGCTTAACCCCGATACTCCATACGCCTGACTACCGGTAA
- the citZ gene encoding citrate synthase, with protein sequence MTATKGLEGIVATTSSISSIIDGVLTYRGIDIDDLAEHASFEEVAYLLWYGKLPNQSELDGLLGQLSEYAVVPAQVLEQIKLFPKNTNSMAALRTAVSSLALFDESANDMSREANLKKAIKIQAQVPTLVAAFARIREGKEPVAPKKGASIAYNFLYMLTGQEPDQVAVKALDQALVLHADHELNASTFAARVTVATLSDIYSGVTSAIGALKGPLHGGANEAVMVMLEEIGSFDNVDSYINAKLANKEKIMGFGHRVYKGGDPRAKHLQKMSRELGKLTGNMELYEMSVKIEELVTGQKGLKPNVDFYSASVYTTLQIPRDLFTPIFAISRASGWTAHILEQYENNRLIRPRAEYTGPVDQKVTPITQR encoded by the coding sequence ATGACTGCAACCAAAGGTCTGGAAGGCATTGTCGCAACGACATCCTCGATCAGCTCGATCATCGACGGCGTTCTGACATATCGCGGCATCGACATCGACGATCTCGCAGAGCACGCTTCTTTTGAAGAGGTAGCATACTTACTATGGTACGGCAAGCTGCCGAACCAATCCGAATTGGACGGATTGCTCGGACAACTTAGCGAATATGCGGTAGTTCCGGCTCAAGTGCTGGAACAAATCAAGCTGTTCCCTAAAAATACGAATTCGATGGCGGCGCTTCGTACAGCGGTTTCGAGCCTGGCTTTGTTTGACGAGTCGGCTAACGACATGTCGCGCGAAGCGAACCTGAAGAAAGCGATCAAGATCCAAGCTCAAGTTCCGACGCTGGTTGCCGCATTCGCGCGCATCCGCGAAGGCAAAGAGCCTGTCGCTCCGAAGAAGGGCGCATCGATCGCTTACAATTTCCTTTATATGCTGACAGGCCAAGAGCCGGATCAAGTTGCCGTTAAAGCGCTGGATCAAGCGCTTGTGCTGCATGCGGACCACGAGCTGAACGCATCCACGTTCGCGGCTCGCGTTACGGTCGCAACATTGTCCGACATTTATTCCGGCGTAACTTCCGCGATCGGCGCATTGAAAGGCCCTCTTCACGGCGGCGCCAACGAAGCCGTTATGGTTATGCTCGAAGAGATCGGCTCGTTCGACAACGTGGATTCCTATATCAACGCGAAGCTTGCGAACAAAGAAAAAATCATGGGCTTCGGCCACCGCGTTTACAAAGGCGGCGACCCGCGCGCCAAGCATTTGCAAAAAATGTCCCGCGAGCTTGGCAAGCTGACTGGCAATATGGAGCTGTACGAAATGTCTGTGAAGATCGAAGAGCTCGTAACCGGACAAAAAGGACTGAAGCCGAACGTCGACTTCTATTCCGCATCCGTCTACACGACGCTGCAAATTCCGCGTGACCTGTTCACGCCGATCTTCGCGATCAGCCGCGCATCCGGTTGGACCGCGCACATTCTTGAGCAATACGAGAATAACCGCCTGATCCGTCCTCGTGCCGAGTACACGGGCCCGGTTGACCAGAAGGTTACCCCGATCACGCAGCGTTAA
- the icd gene encoding NADP-dependent isocitrate dehydrogenase, whose product MKLEKFALPTEGDKITIDNGVLQVPNNPIVPFIEGDGTGRDIWKASKRVLDAAVEKAYGGEKKIAWYEVFAGEKAFNTYGEWLPADTLTAIREYIVAIKGPLTTPIGGGIRSLNVALRQELDLYTCLRPVRYFNGVPSPVKRPELVDMVIFRENTEDIYAGIEYQEGSEGVKKVIAFLQNEMGVNKIRFPETSGIGIKPVSAEGSKRLARAAIEYALKHGRKSVTLVHKGNIMKFTEGAFKNWGYEVAEQEYADQTFTWGQYDRIKEAEGTDAANKAQKEAEAAGKLIVKDAIADIALQQVLTRPTDFDVIATLNLNGDYLSDALAAQVGGIGIAPGANINYLTGHAIFEATHGTAPKYADLDVVNPGSVILSGVMLLEHLGWQEAADSIYKGLETAINNKTVTYDFARLMEGATEVKCSAFADEIIKNL is encoded by the coding sequence ATGAAACTAGAAAAATTCGCACTGCCTACTGAAGGCGACAAAATCACAATCGACAACGGTGTACTGCAAGTACCTAACAACCCGATCGTTCCGTTCATCGAAGGCGACGGCACAGGCCGCGACATTTGGAAAGCTTCCAAGCGCGTACTGGACGCAGCTGTTGAGAAAGCATACGGCGGCGAGAAGAAAATCGCTTGGTACGAAGTGTTTGCCGGCGAGAAAGCATTCAATACTTACGGCGAGTGGCTTCCTGCCGACACGCTGACCGCAATCCGCGAATATATCGTTGCGATCAAAGGTCCATTGACGACGCCAATCGGCGGCGGCATCCGTTCCCTGAACGTTGCGCTTCGCCAAGAGCTTGACCTGTACACTTGCTTGCGTCCGGTTCGTTACTTCAACGGCGTACCTTCCCCGGTTAAACGTCCTGAACTGGTCGACATGGTTATTTTCCGTGAGAACACAGAAGATATCTATGCGGGCATCGAGTACCAAGAAGGCTCCGAAGGCGTGAAGAAGGTTATCGCGTTCCTGCAAAACGAAATGGGCGTTAACAAAATCCGCTTCCCGGAAACATCCGGTATCGGCATCAAGCCGGTTTCCGCTGAAGGCTCCAAGCGTCTTGCTCGCGCTGCGATCGAGTACGCGCTGAAGCACGGCCGCAAATCGGTTACGCTCGTTCACAAAGGCAACATCATGAAGTTCACGGAAGGCGCGTTCAAAAACTGGGGCTACGAAGTGGCTGAGCAAGAGTACGCGGATCAAACCTTCACTTGGGGTCAATACGACCGCATCAAAGAAGCGGAAGGCACTGACGCTGCAAACAAAGCGCAAAAAGAAGCTGAAGCTGCTGGCAAACTGATCGTGAAAGACGCAATTGCCGACATCGCGCTTCAACAAGTTTTGACTCGTCCTACAGATTTCGACGTCATCGCGACATTGAACCTGAACGGCGACTACCTGTCCGACGCATTGGCTGCGCAAGTTGGCGGTATCGGAATCGCACCGGGCGCGAACATCAACTACCTGACTGGCCACGCGATCTTCGAAGCAACTCACGGTACTGCTCCTAAGTATGCAGACCTTGACGTTGTTAACCCGGGTTCGGTTATCCTCTCCGGCGTTATGCTGCTTGAGCACCTGGGCTGGCAAGAAGCGGCTGATTCCATCTACAAAGGCTTGGAAACAGCGATCAACAACAAAACGGTTACGTATGACTTCGCACGCCTGATGGAAGGCGCAACAGAAGTGAAATGCTCCGCATTCGCTGACGAAATCATCAAAAACCTGTAA
- the mdh gene encoding malate dehydrogenase: MAIKRNKITVVGAGFTGATTALMLAQRELGDVVLVDIPQLENPTKGKALDMMESTPVQGIDAKITGTSDYAETAGSDIVIITAGIARKPGMSRDDLVNTNAGIVKSVCENVKATSPDAYVIILSNPVDAMTYVAYNALGFPKNRVIGQSGVLDTARYCTFIAEELNVSTEDVRGFVLGGHGDDMVPLVRYSNVGGIPIEKLIPADRIEAIVQRTRVGGGEIVNLLGNGSAYYAPAASLVQMTEAILKDKKRILPVIALLEGEYGYNNLFMGVPVILGGDGIEKIFELELAEDEKAALEKSANSVRGVIAIVNGV, translated from the coding sequence ATGGCGATTAAACGTAATAAAATTACGGTTGTAGGCGCCGGCTTTACGGGCGCAACGACGGCTTTGATGCTTGCGCAGCGAGAGCTCGGCGATGTCGTGCTCGTGGATATCCCGCAGCTTGAGAACCCGACGAAGGGCAAGGCGCTTGATATGATGGAATCGACGCCGGTTCAAGGCATCGACGCCAAGATCACGGGAACGTCCGATTACGCGGAAACGGCCGGTTCCGACATCGTAATCATCACGGCAGGCATCGCCCGCAAACCGGGCATGAGCCGCGACGATTTGGTGAACACGAACGCCGGCATCGTGAAATCCGTTTGCGAGAACGTGAAAGCGACAAGTCCCGATGCGTATGTCATCATCCTGTCGAACCCGGTAGATGCGATGACCTATGTCGCTTACAATGCGCTGGGCTTCCCTAAAAATCGCGTTATTGGCCAATCCGGCGTGCTGGATACGGCCCGCTATTGCACGTTTATCGCAGAAGAGCTGAACGTGTCTACGGAAGACGTACGGGGCTTCGTGCTGGGCGGCCACGGAGACGACATGGTACCGCTCGTGCGTTATTCCAACGTTGGCGGCATTCCGATCGAGAAGCTGATTCCTGCCGACCGCATCGAGGCTATCGTGCAGCGGACGCGCGTGGGCGGCGGCGAAATCGTCAATCTGCTCGGCAACGGCAGCGCCTATTACGCGCCGGCGGCATCGCTCGTTCAAATGACCGAAGCGATTCTCAAGGACAAGAAGCGGATTCTTCCGGTAATCGCGCTGCTTGAAGGCGAGTACGGCTACAACAATCTGTTCATGGGCGTTCCGGTCATTCTTGGCGGCGACGGCATTGAGAAAATATTCGAGCTGGAGCTGGCCGAAGACGAGAAGGCGGCGCTGGAGAAGTCCGCGAATTCGGTGCGCGGCGTCATCGCGATCGTGAACGGCGTCTAA
- the recQ gene encoding DNA helicase RecQ gives MQTDALRKLKEVYGYDSFRKGQSDIIEGVLHGTDTLAILPTGGGKSICYQLPAMLLPGTTIVVSPLISLMKDQVDTLNRLGVAAAYLNSSLDAAAYREVVRQTAEGAYKLLYVAPERLDSSMFDSLSSRMHIPLIAIDEAHCVSQWGHDFRPSYRQLAGWIGRLENRPPVAAFTATATPEVSEDIAAMLGLRKPNIFVTGFARTNLSLSVVTGTDKRKFLRDFITQRPDQSGIVYTATRKEAEEVCDDLSRLGVAVGKYHGGLNDDERADAQEKFRFDDYRVMVATNAFGMGIDKPNVRYVVHWQMPGDVESYYQEAGRAGRDGEESECVLLFEPQDVQVQRFLIDRSTGDPERKTIQLNKLYTMMHYSRSEKCLLQYIVKYFGESDVPECGKCSNCLDQSALIDTTEDARKALSCVGRLKGRFGISLASKVLKGSREKRILELGLDRLTTYGLMRSWPEKEISDLLYWLVAEGYLRISEGEYPTVSLTADALPVLEGKVAVQRRQSAAAKRRASSDGSAVAAANTPLFEALREWRRVTAAREHVPPFMLFFDAALREIADRQPVNTEQLMAVKGIGAAKASKYGLEVIAIVRQFKGEAAPDGGESLAAGEQAQSYAVVAERPAAAASAASAQVEPSVLAELEGLSSHMQSLSLLGMGHSISEIASIRGMGRVTIENHLLRCAQEGEELDMDAFIPQQYEAQIVDAIVQIGAEKLRPIKDALPEEVDYFAIKAVMVKHKLSPAAE, from the coding sequence ATGCAGACAGATGCACTGCGAAAGCTGAAAGAGGTCTACGGCTACGACAGCTTCCGCAAAGGACAGAGCGATATTATCGAAGGCGTATTGCACGGCACGGATACGCTGGCGATCTTGCCGACGGGCGGAGGTAAATCGATTTGTTATCAGCTTCCGGCGATGCTGCTGCCCGGAACGACGATCGTCGTTTCGCCGCTAATATCGCTGATGAAGGACCAGGTGGATACGCTCAACCGGTTAGGCGTCGCGGCGGCTTATTTGAACAGCTCGCTCGATGCGGCTGCGTACCGGGAAGTGGTGCGCCAAACGGCGGAGGGTGCTTATAAGCTGCTCTATGTCGCGCCGGAGCGGCTCGACAGCAGCATGTTCGACTCCTTGTCGAGCCGCATGCATATTCCGCTGATCGCGATCGACGAAGCGCACTGCGTGTCCCAGTGGGGACATGATTTCCGTCCGAGCTACCGCCAGCTGGCTGGCTGGATCGGCAGGCTGGAGAACCGCCCGCCGGTAGCTGCCTTTACGGCGACGGCGACGCCGGAAGTGTCGGAGGACATTGCGGCGATGCTGGGGCTGCGCAAGCCGAATATATTCGTCACCGGCTTTGCGCGGACGAATTTGTCGCTCTCGGTCGTGACCGGAACGGACAAGCGAAAGTTTTTGCGCGACTTTATTACGCAGCGGCCGGACCAATCCGGCATCGTCTACACCGCGACGCGCAAGGAAGCGGAAGAGGTATGCGACGATTTAAGCCGGCTTGGCGTCGCGGTCGGCAAATACCATGGCGGACTGAATGACGACGAACGCGCGGACGCGCAGGAGAAGTTCCGTTTTGACGACTACCGCGTCATGGTCGCGACGAATGCGTTCGGCATGGGGATCGATAAACCGAATGTCCGTTATGTCGTTCATTGGCAGATGCCTGGCGATGTGGAGTCCTATTACCAAGAGGCGGGGCGCGCGGGCCGTGACGGCGAGGAGAGCGAGTGCGTGCTTTTGTTCGAGCCGCAGGATGTGCAGGTGCAGCGGTTCCTTATCGACCGGAGCACCGGCGATCCGGAGCGCAAGACGATTCAGCTGAATAAGCTGTATACGATGATGCATTACAGCAGGTCCGAGAAATGTCTGCTTCAATATATCGTGAAATATTTCGGCGAATCGGATGTGCCGGAATGCGGCAAATGCAGCAACTGCCTGGATCAAAGCGCGCTCATCGATACGACGGAGGATGCCCGCAAAGCGCTGTCCTGCGTTGGGCGGCTGAAAGGCAGATTCGGCATTTCTTTGGCGTCGAAAGTGTTGAAAGGCTCTAGAGAGAAGCGGATTCTCGAGCTGGGCCTGGATCGGCTCACCACGTACGGTCTCATGAGAAGCTGGCCGGAAAAAGAAATTTCGGATCTGCTGTACTGGCTCGTGGCGGAGGGGTATTTGCGGATCAGCGAAGGCGAGTATCCGACCGTGTCGCTGACGGCCGACGCGCTCCCGGTGCTGGAGGGCAAGGTTGCGGTTCAGCGCAGACAGAGCGCGGCTGCCAAGCGGAGAGCTTCTTCGGACGGATCCGCGGTTGCGGCGGCGAACACGCCGCTGTTCGAAGCGCTGCGGGAATGGCGGAGAGTGACCGCCGCGCGGGAGCATGTGCCGCCGTTTATGCTGTTCTTCGATGCGGCGCTTCGGGAAATCGCGGACAGGCAGCCGGTGAACACGGAGCAGCTGATGGCCGTCAAAGGCATCGGCGCCGCGAAGGCGAGCAAGTATGGCCTCGAAGTGATCGCGATCGTTCGGCAGTTCAAGGGGGAGGCAGCGCCGGATGGCGGCGAGAGCCTGGCTGCGGGAGAGCAAGCGCAGTCATATGCAGTCGTCGCAGAACGTCCTGCCGCTGCGGCTTCTGCGGCGTCGGCGCAAGTGGAGCCGTCCGTCCTTGCGGAGCTGGAGGGCTTGTCCAGCCATATGCAATCGCTGTCGCTGCTCGGGATGGGGCATTCCATCTCCGAAATCGCATCGATTCGGGGCATGGGCCGCGTGACGATCGAGAATCATCTGCTGCGCTGCGCGCAGGAGGGCGAGGAGCTCGATATGGATGCGTTTATCCCGCAGCAATATGAAGCCCAAATCGTCGATGCGATCGTGCAGATCGGCGCGGAGAAGCTGAGGCCGATCAAGGATGCGCTGCCGGAAGAGGTCGATTATTTCGCGATCAAGGCCGTCATGGTGAAGCATAAGCTGTCGCCTGCCGCCGAATAA